In Chaetodon trifascialis isolate fChaTrf1 chromosome 2, fChaTrf1.hap1, whole genome shotgun sequence, one DNA window encodes the following:
- the lgals2b gene encoding lectin, galactoside-binding, soluble, 2b translates to MKLNDMSFKEGHELKVCLKLKDDCNSFAINIGHDSENIALHLNPRFNYGSDTNTIVFNCFSGGYWGDEQREGNFPFASGEECKICINFNSEQFYIKFPDGSMTNFPNRMREVKYKYINICGDAKVISIKIK, encoded by the exons ATG AAACTCAATGACATGTCATTCAAGGAGGGGCATGAGTTAAAGGTTTGCCTCAAGCTCAAGGACGACTGCAACTC TTTTGCCATCAACATTGGCCATGATTCTGAGAATATCGCATTGCACTTAAACCCCCGTTTCAACTACGGTAGCGACACCAACACCATCGTCTTCAACTGCTTCTCTGGGGGGTATTGGGGTGATGAGCAGCGTGAGGGAAATTTTCCATTCGCATCTGGGGAGGAATGCAAG ATTTGCATTAACTTCAACAGTGAGCAGTTCTACATCAAGTTTCCTGATGGCTCCATGACGAACTTCCCCAACCGAATGCGAGAagtcaagtacaagtacattaACATCTGCGGTGATGCAAAGGTCATCAGCATCAAGATCAAGTAG
- the uts2r4 gene encoding urotensin-2 receptor, producing the protein MNCTPNATITPQLGLVLSPGPGDGGSQESAGGGGGSGGLWVTSLLGATLMMMCAMGVAGNTYTFIITRSAALRRTGSMYVYIVNLALADLLYLSTIPFVVCTYFAHDWLFGEAGCRILLSLDLLTMHASVFILVAMSVERYRAVARPFSAHRSSSRRRRLVAGMIWGIAFVLTLPMMVMIRLRVGKPTAAGLVKRICFPTWTPEAFKAYITVLFLTSVLVPGLVIVGLYVGLARRYWAAQARLGGGSRSAQRRGLKQKVVTMIFSIVVAYWACFLPFWAWQLAKLFSPESLRALSPAAHNYVNFFVTCLTYGNSCINPFLYTLLTRNYKDYLAQKGQSVGSSRADPGSVMTTPLQDL; encoded by the coding sequence ATGAACTGCACTCCTAATGCCACCATCACTCCGCAACTGGGACTTGTCCTGAGCCCAGGACCTGGAGACGGGGGATCTCAGGAgagtgctggtggtggtgggggcagTGGAGGCCTTTGGGTGACATCCCTACTCGGTgccacactgatgatgatgtgcgCCATGGGTGTGGCAGGCAACACGTACACATTCATCATCACACGCTCAGCCGCTTTGCGTCGGACGGGTTCCATGTACGTTTACATCGTCAATTTGGCTCTGGCTGACCTGCTCTACCTCTCCACCATCCCCTTCGTGGTATGCACATACTTCGCCCATGACTGGCTGTTTGGTGAGGCCGGTTGTCGCATCCTGCTGAGTCTCGACCTCCTCACCATGCATGCCAGCGTCTTCATTTTGGTTGCCATGAGCGTGGAACGCTACCGTGCTGTGGCTAGGCCCTTCAGCGCGCACAGGTCCTCGTCTCGCAGGCGAAGGCTAGTGGCAGGAATGATCTGGGGGATAGCTTTCGTGCTAACGCTTCCCATGATGGTGATGATCAGACTCAGGGTGGGCAAGCCGACTGCGGCTGGATTGGTTAAGAGGATCTGTTTCCCTACATGGACCCCTGAGGCCTTCAAGGCTTATATCACTGTCCTGTTTCTTACAAGTGTTTTAGTTCCGGGATTGGTAATCGTTGGGCTGTATGTGGGGCTAGCCAGGCGTTACTGGGCAGCACAGGCTAGATTAGGAGGTGGCAGCCGTTCTGCTCAGCGGAGAGGACTCAAACAAAAAGTCGTAACAATGATCTTTAGCATTGTAGTGGCCTACTGGGCTTGTTTCTTGCCTTTCTGGGCATGGCAGCTAGCCAAACTGTTCTCTCCAGAATCCCTCAGAGCTTTGTCTCCAGCTGCTCATAATTATGTGAATTTCTTTGTCACATGTCTAACCTATGGGAACAGCTGTATTAATCCATTTCTTTACACTCTTCTGACCCGGAACTATAAAGATTATTTGGCTCAGAAAGGTCAGTCTGTGGGTTCAAGCAGGGCTGACCCCGGGTCAGTAATGACTACGCCACTGCAGGACCTATAG